TGCCGTCCAAGGAATCCTTATCGATTCGTACTAAGATCGTTGATCCaagttgtatattattaattatgtacgAAAGAGGAGTAGGTGTTAATTGCATCCTATTGTgtatatgcaataataaacACATAGTATAATTAGTTGGATGTTTaatggaataaataaattaatgtttttacattattttacatagaATGGCACTGCCACTCCAATGTCGTAAAAATTTCTAGTTCAATGACTTTGAAACATTCGATGTTTCTGACAttctaatatatgtacataacaTATTACATTCCCCCaactctctctccctctgtcTGTCGATAAAATCGCTCGTTATAAATAAGTTTATAAGTGTCTAATAAGAGACATATCACACTCGTACAATCGATACATATCTCATAAGCATTACGCTTTAATCTTAGGATATTGACTTaggatattttaaatatatatataattgcttcCTTATCTATCACGCACTGGCTcctatatgaaatattattatattgaatgtTGACAGAGATGCTTTTATCGaatttacgtaaaaaagaaGATGAAAATTACACGTGAATCGAGCTCGCGATAAAAAAGGCACGAAGATAGCTAAAAAGAAacatgatattataaaaatgtgttatgaaaagaaagagagtaaAAGGTAGAAAGTTTAGTAGTTATTCCTCATACACGTGAAATTTCGGTTATATTCAAAGATGCTATgagatacacacacacacacacgtatacgtTCTAAATCTATTCGACGTCCGTCCGTCATCTACGTCCGGCATTTGGCTTTTCCTTCACCCGCCAATCTTCCTTGATAATGTCACTGGCTTTCTCGCCGATCATGATAATCGGCGCATTTGGATTGCCACTGACAATGGTCGGCATTACAGAAGCATCAGCGACTCTGAGTCCTTTTACTCCGTAAACTCTCAATCGCGGGTCCACGACGGCCGTGAGATCGCTCCGCGGTCCCATCTTGCAGGTACTCGTCGGATGGTAAATCGTGAAGGTGAAGTGTCGTACGGCACACTCCCAATACTCGTACGTATCGAACGGATATTTGTAACAGCCCGGCATACGAATCGTGTGAGGTCTCGAGCCGAATCGCTGAAACGCGCTGGTCGTGGATACCCGCATCGCCAACCTGATCCCCTCCACGAGAACGTCCATGTCCTCCTTACGCGTAAAGTAATTAGGATTGATGTCCGGTTGAATCAAGGGGTTTTTGCTCTTCAACCTGATCCAACCTGTGCTCTTGGGCCGCAGTAGAAGCGGTAGGATCGACCAGGTCTCGACGCCGTGCAAGGGCTTGTACATGATGTTGTACACACGATCTCGCAGACcgagaatcttttttatttgttcgcCATCGGAATTAATGGAACTTGGCGCGAAGTGAAACTGCACGTCCGGATAGTCGCCGGACTTGTTAGCGTACTTGGTATTAAGAAAGGCCAGCGCCTCGACTCCCGGAGTGGTCAGAGGTCCTCGCTCCTTGGCGATGTATTCGAACATGACCGAGACAGTTTGAAATCGTTCCTTCATCAGGGTGATCGACTCGTTCACCAGAAATGTCAGCCCGCCAAGGCCCACATGGTCCTGAAGATTATCCCCGACTCGTAGATCGGATATCACTGGTATATCGAACTCGGTCAAGTGCTCGCTGGGACCGATCCCGGACAGCATGAGCAACTGAGGCGAATTAATCGCGCCGGCGGATAAGATGACTTCTCTTCTGCATCTAACGATCCGCTGCTTGCCGTCGCGAAGGAATTCTACGCCCGTTGCTCTTTTCTCGGCGTTAAAGAGCACCCTCAGAGCTTGAGCGTGCATCGCTATGTGCAAGTTCGGCCTATTTTTCACCGGTCGTAGGAAGGCCTTCGCCGTCGAGCATCGACTGCCACGTCGAATCGTCGCTTGCGTCAACATAAAGCCGGTTTGATTGAACCCGTTTATGTCGCGATTTTCATAGCCCATCTCTTGACCAGCCTGCAAAAAGGCGATCGCCAGAGGAGATTTCCAGGGTGGCTCCTGCACCGTCAGGTAACCTCCTGTCTCGTGGTAAGGCGTTCTCGCTAAATACGGATTACGATTATCTTCAGACTTGAGGAAATAAGGGAACACTTCTTCGTAGCTCCATCCCGTGTTACCCGCTCTAGCCCAGCTGTCGTAATCGTGCCTGCGCGAGTAAACTCTCGTTTATCGTTTGATCGTTTCGACTCGCCTGTCACTAACGCGACAGCACGTCTTATAGCGACGAAAGTGTGAAATGTATATACTTGCCTATTACCACGAACATAAATCATAGCGTTGAGAACGCTGCATCCTCCGAGGACTCTGCCGCGTGGCCAATTACACCTGTCGCCTATCATGGCGAGACAATAAGCGGACGTGCTGCTGGGTGGTGAGGTCTGATACTTCCAATCGAATTCTGTGAGCTGAGTGTATCCGGCAAGCAGAGGGACGTCCGAAA
The window above is part of the Temnothorax longispinosus isolate EJ_2023e chromosome 8, Tlon_JGU_v1, whole genome shotgun sequence genome. Proteins encoded here:
- the LOC139817461 gene encoding glucose dehydrogenase [FAD, quinone], which encodes MAAVLTSLIGTTSVLGLGLIPLLAIGLTVYRYNTLDPESHPQNARELLRMYDFIVVGGGSAGAVMASRLSEVANWTVLLLEAGDDENEISDVPLLAGYTQLTEFDWKYQTSPPSSTSAYCLAMIGDRCNWPRGRVLGGCSVLNAMIYVRGNRHDYDSWARAGNTGWSYEEVFPYFLKSEDNRNPYLARTPYHETGGYLTVQEPPWKSPLAIAFLQAGQEMGYENRDINGFNQTGFMLTQATIRRGSRCSTAKAFLRPVKNRPNLHIAMHAQALRVLFNAEKRATGVEFLRDGKQRIVRCRREVILSAGAINSPQLLMLSGIGPSEHLTEFDIPVISDLRVGDNLQDHVGLGGLTFLVNESITLMKERFQTVSVMFEYIAKERGPLTTPGVEALAFLNTKYANKSGDYPDVQFHFAPSSINSDGEQIKKILGLRDRVYNIMYKPLHGVETWSILPLLLRPKSTGWIRLKSKNPLIQPDINPNYFTRKEDMDVLVEGIRLAMRVSTTSAFQRFGSRPHTIRMPGCYKYPFDTYEYWECAVRHFTFTIYHPTSTCKMGPRSDLTAVVDPRLRVYGVKGLRVADASVMPTIVSGNPNAPIIMIGEKASDIIKEDWRVKEKPNAGRR